Proteins encoded in a region of the Mariprofundus ferrinatatus genome:
- the pilB gene encoding type IV-A pilus assembly ATPase PilB, translating to MNRSRLGDILLRQHRITREQLDRVVREAKLNGESLTKQLVKQDIFTEEQLVAFVARTFGCPVVDLNKVEIDEGASKVPFDILRKNIVLPLRTEGNILKLAVADPYDINALDEIAFISGKQISLVIAPESELIKKLDALNETESHLHDVMADLGAMDVEVVEVLDEEVDEISLSAKTEAAPVVRLINLILLDAIKRGASDIHLEPYEKVLRVRYRIDGVLHEIMRPRMSMRDAMISRLKILARLDISERRIPQDGRIKLRLSRAKTVDFRVSVLPTLFGEKVVLRLLDPSSLQLDMTKLGYSLQALGWLKENINRPYGMVLVTGPTGSGKTVSLYSAVAELNQPGVNISTAEDPVEFNFMGINQVNVKPDIGLDFPAALRSFLRQDPDIILIGEIRDYETAAIGIKAALTGHLVLATLHTNDAPSTMTRLVNMGVESFLVGSAVNLVSAQRLARRICPDCKEDEKVPHAALLEAGVPEAELDQYRPMRGKGCPTCSGTGYKGRTGIYQVMPVFDQIRDAVYAGENSDRINAIAVSMGVKTLRMEALEKVKRGEISLEECLRVTVAG from the coding sequence ATGAATCGATCACGTCTGGGCGACATTCTTCTGCGTCAGCACCGTATCACACGGGAGCAGCTCGACCGTGTTGTGCGTGAAGCAAAGCTGAATGGCGAGTCGCTGACCAAACAGCTGGTTAAACAGGATATCTTTACTGAAGAGCAACTGGTTGCTTTTGTGGCGCGAACCTTCGGCTGTCCGGTGGTGGACCTGAATAAGGTTGAGATTGATGAGGGGGCTTCCAAGGTTCCGTTTGATATTCTTCGCAAGAATATTGTGCTGCCGCTTAGAACAGAGGGCAACATACTCAAGCTTGCTGTTGCCGACCCCTATGACATCAATGCACTGGATGAGATTGCCTTTATCAGTGGCAAGCAGATCAGTCTGGTAATAGCTCCGGAAAGTGAACTGATCAAGAAGCTTGATGCCCTTAACGAGACCGAATCACACCTTCATGATGTCATGGCCGATCTTGGCGCAATGGATGTCGAGGTGGTTGAGGTACTCGATGAAGAGGTCGATGAGATTTCACTCTCCGCAAAAACGGAAGCTGCTCCGGTCGTACGCCTGATCAATCTGATTCTGCTTGATGCGATCAAGCGCGGGGCCTCGGATATTCATCTCGAGCCTTACGAGAAGGTGTTGCGTGTTCGTTACCGTATCGATGGCGTGCTTCATGAAATTATGCGTCCGCGCATGAGTATGCGCGATGCGATGATCTCACGTCTGAAAATTCTGGCACGGCTCGACATCTCCGAGCGACGCATTCCACAGGATGGACGTATCAAGCTTCGCCTTTCACGCGCTAAAACTGTTGATTTCCGTGTTTCAGTCCTGCCCACGCTGTTTGGAGAGAAGGTTGTTCTTCGTTTGCTTGACCCCTCCAGCCTCCAGCTGGATATGACCAAACTCGGTTATTCTCTGCAGGCACTGGGATGGCTGAAGGAGAATATTAACCGTCCCTACGGCATGGTGCTGGTGACGGGGCCGACCGGTTCCGGTAAAACCGTGAGCCTCTATTCAGCAGTTGCAGAGCTGAATCAGCCCGGGGTTAATATCTCCACGGCTGAGGATCCCGTGGAATTCAACTTTATGGGTATCAATCAGGTGAATGTGAAACCCGATATCGGCCTCGACTTCCCTGCCGCCCTGCGCTCCTTCCTGCGCCAGGATCCCGATATTATTCTGATCGGTGAGATCCGTGACTATGAAACGGCCGCCATCGGCATCAAGGCCGCACTGACCGGACATCTGGTGCTGGCCACGCTGCACACCAATGATGCGCCATCCACCATGACCCGTCTGGTGAATATGGGGGTGGAGTCATTTCTGGTAGGCTCTGCTGTGAATCTGGTTTCAGCCCAGCGTCTTGCTCGCCGCATCTGTCCGGACTGCAAAGAGGATGAGAAGGTGCCCCACGCGGCACTGCTTGAGGCGGGCGTGCCAGAGGCGGAGCTTGATCAGTACCGCCCCATGCGAGGTAAGGGGTGTCCGACCTGCAGCGGTACAGGCTATAAAGGGCGTACTGGTATATATCAGGTGATGCCTGTGTTTGATCAGATTCGCGACGCGGTCTATGCCGGTGAAAATTCCGACAGGATTAATGCGATTGCGGTATCCATGGGTGTGAAGACATTGCGCATGGAGGCGTTGGAGAAGGTGAAACGTGGTGAAATATCTCTTGAGGAGTGTCTCAGAGTGACGGTGGCTGGTTGA
- a CDS encoding shikimate dehydrogenase family protein, whose translation MKINGSTKLYGIIGWPVKHSLSPTFQASFLEQQQINAVYLPFAVEPDMLPKAMEGLRALGVEGFNVTVPHKESVFRMVSPDGDAGIIGAVNTVRRTPGGWEATNTDWRGFVAVIDGLAVAVAGKSALLFGAGGTARAVLHALAVLKLNSVYVCNRNPDRLAAFVEAGRRNYPDMDIHAVAWEQEAVTRACGEAILLVNTTSLGLEPGQHFPFELGGEGVAIDAVYKPDGNTAFCRAAQPARNSVDGLPMLIAQGAESFAWWHGCARPALIGTLRNIEMSLGRDPLALPGWQAS comes from the coding sequence ATGAAAATTAACGGATCGACAAAGCTTTATGGGATTATCGGATGGCCGGTGAAACATTCACTTTCACCGACTTTTCAGGCATCTTTCCTTGAGCAGCAACAGATTAATGCTGTTTATCTTCCCTTTGCAGTGGAGCCGGATATGTTGCCAAAGGCCATGGAGGGACTGCGTGCACTGGGTGTTGAAGGATTTAATGTGACAGTTCCGCACAAGGAGTCCGTGTTTCGTATGGTTTCACCTGACGGTGATGCCGGGATTATCGGCGCCGTGAATACGGTGCGTCGTACGCCAGGCGGCTGGGAGGCGACCAATACCGACTGGCGCGGCTTTGTCGCCGTCATAGATGGTCTTGCCGTGGCTGTGGCCGGTAAGAGTGCGCTGCTGTTCGGCGCCGGTGGAACTGCGCGAGCCGTATTGCATGCCCTGGCTGTACTTAAGTTGAACAGCGTCTATGTCTGCAACAGAAACCCGGATCGATTGGCTGCTTTTGTGGAGGCAGGCCGACGCAACTATCCTGACATGGATATTCATGCTGTTGCATGGGAGCAGGAGGCTGTCACCCGTGCCTGTGGGGAGGCGATACTGCTGGTCAATACCACCTCGCTCGGCCTGGAGCCGGGCCAGCACTTTCCATTTGAACTTGGCGGGGAAGGTGTTGCAATTGATGCCGTCTACAAGCCGGATGGAAATACCGCTTTCTGCAGGGCAGCACAACCTGCGCGCAACAGTGTTGACGGTCTGCCCATGCTGATTGCCCAGGGTGCGGAGTCCTTTGCCTGGTGGCACGGATGCGCGCGCCCGGCTTTGATCGGAACCTTACGTAATATTGAGATGAGTCTGGGTAGAGACCCTCTGGCCCTGCCCGGCTGGCAGGCAAGCTGA
- a CDS encoding pseudouridine synthase codes for MTLPNLPAPYPSLLDFFDNHFPYVGRDIWRERLKLGKISDERGKTVSEGTPFRVNARLRYFREVVQEHPIPFEEHILFQNESILIADKPHFLPVTPSGSYVNECLLHRLKRRTGLNHLVPVHRLDRETAGLVLFTVDEKNRRPWFDLFRYGGIEKSYEAIATLPANPEEREWLIESRIERGEPWVRFRNVEGERNARSRIQLGEARGELAKFELEPITGKTHQLRLHLGLIGSHIIGDRFYPDYQPPEDPPNYDNPLQLLAKRLAFEDPLTGKHLSFESGFSLIW; via the coding sequence GTGACACTACCGAACCTGCCGGCACCTTACCCCTCCCTGCTCGATTTCTTTGACAACCACTTCCCCTATGTCGGTCGTGATATCTGGCGCGAACGCCTGAAGCTGGGGAAGATAAGCGACGAGCGAGGCAAAACTGTAAGCGAGGGCACACCTTTTCGAGTCAATGCCCGCCTGCGCTACTTTCGCGAAGTAGTTCAGGAGCACCCCATCCCATTTGAAGAGCACATTCTGTTTCAGAATGAGTCGATCCTCATTGCCGACAAGCCGCACTTTCTGCCAGTCACTCCGAGCGGCTCATATGTCAACGAGTGCCTGCTGCACCGGCTCAAGCGGCGTACCGGCCTGAATCACCTGGTTCCGGTTCACAGGCTGGACCGCGAGACTGCAGGGCTCGTCCTTTTCACCGTTGATGAGAAAAACCGGCGTCCCTGGTTTGACCTTTTTCGCTACGGCGGCATTGAGAAATCCTATGAGGCAATTGCCACGCTTCCGGCCAATCCGGAAGAAAGGGAGTGGTTGATCGAGAGCCGCATTGAACGCGGCGAGCCGTGGGTTCGTTTCCGCAATGTGGAGGGGGAGCGCAATGCCCGCTCCCGTATTCAACTCGGCGAAGCCCGGGGAGAGTTGGCAAAATTCGAGCTGGAGCCGATCACCGGCAAGACGCACCAGCTACGCCTGCATCTGGGATTGATTGGCTCGCATATCATTGGTGACCGCTTCTATCCCGACTACCAGCCACCCGAAGATCCCCCCAACTATGACAACCCGCTGCAACTACTGGCTAAAAGACTTGCTTTTGAAGACCCCCTGACTGGCAAGCACCTCTCTTTTGAGAGTGGATTCAGCCTTATCTGGTAA
- a CDS encoding YceH family protein, whose translation MSDIVLDSDAMLTDLQARVLGCLMEKQMTTPDYYPLTLNALVAACNQKSSRNPVLNLTPQQVGTIITELRHEGLIAANTLARADRFEQFLSRKLHLSSKERAILCVMLLRGPHTLNELKVNTSRMVNFTDHDEILQTLQGLMDRDEALVIQIPRSHGQREDRYAHLLCGMPDLAAIPAQPSSPPSNRSSDEVLERISRLEETVARLDRELKELKEEHTSSFL comes from the coding sequence ATGAGTGATATTGTTTTGGATTCAGATGCCATGCTTACCGACCTTCAGGCGCGCGTACTCGGCTGCCTGATGGAGAAACAGATGACCACGCCGGACTACTACCCGCTCACACTTAATGCGCTGGTAGCCGCCTGCAATCAAAAATCGAGCCGTAATCCGGTGTTGAATCTTACCCCGCAGCAGGTTGGCACCATTATCACTGAACTGCGCCATGAGGGTTTAATTGCCGCCAATACGCTCGCCCGTGCCGACCGTTTCGAGCAGTTCCTGTCGCGCAAACTGCACCTGTCATCCAAAGAACGTGCTATTCTCTGTGTTATGCTGCTTCGGGGTCCACACACGTTGAATGAGCTCAAGGTGAATACCAGCCGCATGGTCAATTTCACCGATCACGATGAAATTCTGCAAACCCTACAGGGGCTTATGGATCGTGATGAAGCTCTGGTCATCCAGATCCCCAGGAGCCATGGCCAGCGTGAAGACAGATATGCCCATCTGCTCTGCGGCATGCCTGATCTCGCTGCAATCCCGGCTCAACCGTCCTCCCCGCCTTCAAACAGGAGTTCTGATGAAGTGCTCGAACGCATCAGCCGCCTTGAAGAAACTGTCGCGCGTCTGGACAGGGAACTAAAGGAACTCAAAGAGGAGCACACCTCAAGCTTTCTGTAA
- the glmS gene encoding glutamine--fructose-6-phosphate transaminase (isomerizing) — translation MCGIVGAIADRNVLPLLLEGLQRLEYRGYDSAGVAVRDAAGEMKRFRALGKVAVLRDMVEQSDITGNQGIAHTRWATHGAPAERNAHPHMSGVRVAVVHNGIIENHNALRDALLAKGYVFTSETDTEVIAHLMADKLESGKELLQAVVEATAELDGAYALAASSPEDSDRIIVAREGSPLVIGLGEGENYIASDVAALLSVTRKFIFLEEGDVAEVRRDGVSIYNADGEMVERPVKNSMLSNASIDKGPYAHYMLKEIYEQPAVVSETLEGRIHKGRLLEDSFGHETKALLDSTKHVQIVACGTSYHAGLVARYWLEEVGIPCSVEVASEYRYRRVVVPSGSLLITISQSGETADTLAALRGSREQGYIGSLTVCNVPESSLVRESDVCFMTRAGTEIGVASTKAFTTQLVALRLLTVALGRRYGLTTEQEEAMVNELHSLPRQIEVVLELADEIQIMASDFSDKHNALFLGRGPFYPVAMEGALKLKEISYIHAEAYPAGELKHGPLALVDESMPVVCALPDDPLLEKVLSNLQEVRARGGELFLFSDHKVKIGLDRYQSLTLSDIFPGTAPIVYSIPLQLLAYHVAVIKGTDVDQPRNLAKSVTVE, via the coding sequence ATGTGCGGAATTGTTGGGGCAATTGCCGATCGTAATGTACTACCCCTGCTGCTGGAGGGTTTGCAGCGCCTGGAGTACCGGGGTTATGACTCTGCCGGCGTTGCCGTCAGGGATGCTGCCGGGGAAATGAAACGATTCAGGGCTCTTGGCAAGGTTGCTGTGTTGAGGGATATGGTTGAGCAATCCGATATTACAGGTAACCAGGGTATTGCCCATACCCGCTGGGCAACTCACGGGGCGCCGGCAGAACGTAATGCCCACCCGCATATGAGTGGCGTCCGGGTTGCGGTCGTCCACAATGGAATTATCGAGAATCACAATGCGCTGAGAGATGCCCTGCTTGCCAAGGGCTATGTATTTACCTCTGAAACGGATACTGAAGTGATTGCGCACTTGATGGCGGACAAGCTGGAGTCCGGCAAGGAGTTGCTGCAAGCAGTTGTGGAGGCAACTGCGGAGCTGGATGGGGCCTATGCACTTGCTGCCTCCAGTCCCGAGGACAGTGATCGTATTATTGTTGCGCGTGAAGGTAGCCCTCTGGTGATCGGACTCGGAGAAGGGGAGAACTATATTGCCTCCGACGTTGCAGCACTGCTGTCGGTTACCCGGAAGTTTATCTTCCTGGAAGAGGGTGATGTGGCTGAGGTTCGCCGCGATGGCGTATCCATCTACAACGCTGATGGTGAGATGGTTGAGCGACCTGTTAAGAACTCGATGCTCTCTAATGCCAGTATCGACAAGGGCCCATACGCCCACTACATGCTTAAGGAGATTTATGAGCAGCCGGCGGTGGTTTCGGAAACCCTTGAAGGGCGCATTCACAAGGGGCGGCTGCTGGAAGACAGCTTTGGCCATGAAACCAAGGCGCTGCTGGATAGCACAAAACATGTTCAGATCGTGGCCTGTGGTACGAGTTACCACGCTGGCCTTGTCGCACGATACTGGCTTGAAGAAGTAGGTATCCCCTGCAGCGTCGAGGTGGCCAGCGAGTACCGATATCGCAGGGTGGTGGTGCCGTCTGGTTCCCTTCTGATCACCATTTCGCAGTCGGGAGAGACAGCCGATACGCTTGCCGCACTGCGCGGCAGTCGTGAACAGGGATATATCGGCAGCCTTACTGTCTGCAATGTTCCTGAAAGTTCCCTGGTGCGTGAGTCGGATGTCTGTTTTATGACCCGTGCAGGTACTGAGATCGGGGTGGCCTCTACCAAGGCCTTTACCACCCAGCTGGTGGCACTGCGTCTTCTGACTGTCGCGCTGGGCCGCCGATACGGATTAACCACTGAGCAGGAAGAGGCCATGGTTAATGAATTGCACTCGCTGCCACGCCAGATTGAAGTGGTGCTTGAGCTGGCTGATGAGATCCAGATTATGGCCAGTGATTTTTCCGATAAGCACAATGCCCTGTTCCTCGGCCGCGGCCCGTTCTATCCGGTGGCCATGGAGGGTGCCTTGAAGCTGAAGGAGATCTCCTATATTCATGCCGAGGCTTATCCTGCAGGTGAACTTAAACATGGCCCGCTGGCGCTGGTGGATGAGAGTATGCCGGTGGTTTGCGCGCTGCCCGATGACCCGCTTCTGGAGAAGGTTCTTTCAAACCTGCAGGAGGTGCGTGCCCGTGGCGGTGAACTCTTCCTCTTCTCTGATCACAAGGTGAAAATCGGACTGGATCGTTACCAGAGCCTGACGCTCTCAGACATCTTTCCTGGCACAGCGCCGATTGTTTACAGTATTCCACTGCAGTTGTTGGCATATCACGTGGCCGTGATTAAGGGAACCGATGTCGACCAGCCGCGCAACCTTGCTAAATCAGTAACGGTTGAATAG
- the glmU gene encoding bifunctional UDP-N-acetylglucosamine diphosphorylase/glucosamine-1-phosphate N-acetyltransferase GlmU, translated as MSKLHHPDLQVCVLAAGKGKRMRSNLPKVLHKVLGRAMIDHVLHTVEGLMPKAIAVVTGHGSEMVCEHVGQPANLEWVIQDQQLGTGHAVKQCEKVIRNVRDVLIVCGDTPLLSVETLAMLVGSHRTSDADVTVLTARPANPFGYGRIVRDDNGHVMCIVEEKDATDEQRQINEVSSGIYCVRHEVLFDLLHAIGNTNAQGEYYLPDIVPLALKAGQSVEAVTMDDADEMLGVNDRVHLAHVEDIMQRRIIEDWQRRGVTIEKPDTVRIEAGVNIGIDTVIQAGCYLIGSTQIGDECRIGPNAVLVDAWLDDRVNVYAFSHIHQASVGSDALIGPYARLRPQAQLDEGVHIGNFVEVKKSVIGRGSKVNHLTYIGDTNMGAGCNIGAGTITCNYDGANKFVTEIGDNVFVGSDTQLVAPVKVGDNATIGAGSTIVKDVAEGGLTLSQRNAQRHLASWKRPQKKVR; from the coding sequence ATGAGCAAACTCCACCATCCGGACTTGCAGGTCTGCGTGCTGGCTGCCGGTAAGGGAAAGCGCATGCGCTCTAACCTGCCAAAAGTACTGCATAAGGTATTAGGCAGGGCAATGATTGATCATGTTCTTCACACGGTTGAGGGGCTGATGCCGAAGGCGATTGCAGTGGTGACCGGACACGGTTCCGAGATGGTGTGTGAGCATGTAGGTCAACCGGCCAACCTTGAGTGGGTGATCCAGGATCAGCAACTGGGAACCGGCCATGCCGTAAAACAGTGCGAGAAGGTGATCCGTAACGTTCGTGATGTGCTGATTGTATGCGGCGATACACCATTGCTGTCTGTCGAGACGCTTGCCATGCTCGTAGGCAGCCACCGCACATCCGATGCTGATGTTACTGTTCTGACGGCACGGCCAGCCAATCCATTTGGCTATGGACGCATAGTTCGTGACGATAACGGGCATGTCATGTGCATTGTTGAAGAGAAGGACGCAACAGATGAGCAGCGTCAGATCAACGAGGTAAGCAGCGGCATCTACTGCGTACGCCACGAAGTGCTGTTCGATCTTTTGCATGCGATCGGGAATACCAATGCCCAGGGTGAGTATTACCTGCCCGATATCGTGCCTCTTGCGCTTAAGGCCGGGCAGTCGGTCGAGGCCGTGACGATGGATGATGCCGATGAGATGCTGGGTGTGAATGATCGCGTCCACCTTGCTCATGTCGAAGATATTATGCAGCGCCGCATTATCGAGGACTGGCAGCGTCGCGGTGTGACGATCGAGAAGCCTGATACCGTGAGAATTGAGGCGGGAGTGAATATCGGTATCGATACAGTGATTCAGGCTGGCTGTTATCTGATTGGCTCTACGCAGATCGGAGATGAGTGCCGTATCGGCCCCAATGCTGTGCTGGTTGATGCATGGCTTGATGACCGGGTGAATGTTTATGCCTTCAGTCATATTCATCAGGCGAGCGTCGGTTCAGATGCGCTGATCGGACCCTATGCCCGTCTGCGTCCGCAGGCTCAGCTTGATGAAGGCGTTCATATCGGCAACTTCGTAGAGGTGAAGAAATCGGTGATCGGACGTGGCAGCAAGGTCAACCACCTGACATATATCGGGGATACCAATATGGGGGCAGGCTGTAATATTGGTGCCGGAACCATCACCTGTAACTATGACGGGGCCAACAAGTTCGTGACTGAAATCGGAGATAACGTATTTGTCGGCTCCGATACCCAGCTGGTAGCGCCAGTTAAGGTGGGAGACAATGCCACGATCGGAGCGGGCAGTACTATCGTCAAGGATGTTGCCGAGGGAGGGCTGACGCTTTCGCAACGCAACGCACAGCGTCATCTCGCAAGCTGGAAGCGACCTCAGAAGAAGGTGCGCTGA
- a CDS encoding F0F1 ATP synthase subunit epsilon: MASTMQVLVATAEREVYRGEAEFLVAPGAAGELGILPKHSPLLSALTTGELRITNGETVDEVFVSGGFMEVQPDMVTVLSDSAERAHDIDEASAIEAERKAKELLDMQKDDIDYAAAEAELAMMTARLIWLRKKKQK, from the coding sequence ATGGCTTCTACCATGCAAGTGCTGGTCGCTACAGCCGAGCGCGAGGTCTATCGTGGCGAAGCTGAGTTTCTGGTTGCTCCCGGAGCGGCCGGCGAACTCGGTATTCTGCCAAAACATAGTCCTCTGCTCAGTGCTCTGACCACCGGTGAACTCCGCATCACCAATGGCGAAACCGTTGATGAGGTGTTCGTGTCAGGCGGCTTTATGGAAGTTCAGCCTGATATGGTTACTGTTCTTTCCGATTCGGCCGAGCGTGCCCATGATATTGATGAGGCATCTGCAATCGAAGCTGAACGCAAGGCGAAAGAGCTGCTCGATATGCAGAAAGACGATATCGATTATGCTGCAGCTGAAGCTGAGCTGGCCATGATGACCGCACGTCTGATCTGGCTCAGGAAGAAGAAGCAGAAGTAA
- the atpD gene encoding F0F1 ATP synthase subunit beta, translated as MSTGTIVQVIGPVVDVRFNAGELPKIYNALVMSDPQLTMEVQQHLGDNTVRAVAMGATDGLKRGMQIKDTGSAIKVPVGKATLGRIMNVLGEGIDFEGADVPSEERWEIHRAAPSFDDLSPAAEILETGIKVIDLMAPIAKGGKVGLFGGAGVGKTVNMMELINNIAKAHGGFSVFAGVGERTREGNDFYYEMKESNVLDKVALVYGQMNEPPGNRLRVALTGLTMAEYFREEGLDVLIFIDNIYRYSLAGVEVSALLGRMPSAVGYQPNLAEEMGRLQERIASTKVGSITSVQAVYVPADDLTDPAPATTFAHLDSTIVLSRQIAELGIYPAVDPLDSTSRQLDPKIIGIEHYDVAQGVQQTLQRYKELQDIIAILGMDELSDEDKMTVQRARKVQRFLSQPFHVAEVFTGSPGVYAKKDETIKSFKGILAGEYDHLPEQAFYMVGGIEEAVAKAEKMAAKG; from the coding sequence ATGAGTACAGGTACCATTGTTCAGGTGATCGGTCCGGTAGTGGACGTCCGTTTCAATGCAGGCGAGCTGCCAAAAATTTATAACGCACTGGTGATGTCAGACCCGCAGCTGACGATGGAAGTCCAGCAGCATCTCGGTGACAACACTGTGCGTGCGGTAGCTATGGGTGCAACTGACGGACTCAAGCGCGGTATGCAGATTAAGGATACCGGTTCTGCAATCAAGGTTCCTGTCGGAAAGGCAACCCTTGGCCGTATCATGAATGTGCTTGGCGAAGGAATCGACTTCGAAGGCGCTGACGTTCCTTCTGAAGAACGCTGGGAAATTCATCGTGCCGCTCCGAGCTTCGATGATCTCTCTCCTGCTGCAGAAATTCTTGAGACCGGCATCAAGGTGATCGACCTGATGGCCCCTATCGCCAAGGGCGGTAAGGTTGGTCTGTTCGGCGGTGCCGGCGTGGGCAAGACCGTAAACATGATGGAACTGATCAATAACATCGCGAAGGCGCACGGTGGTTTCTCCGTATTCGCAGGTGTTGGTGAGCGTACCCGTGAAGGAAACGACTTCTACTACGAGATGAAGGAGTCCAACGTACTGGACAAGGTAGCACTGGTATACGGCCAGATGAATGAGCCTCCAGGCAACCGTCTGCGCGTTGCACTGACCGGCCTGACCATGGCTGAGTACTTCCGTGAGGAAGGCCTCGACGTTCTGATCTTCATCGACAACATCTACCGTTACTCACTGGCCGGTGTTGAGGTATCCGCACTGCTGGGCCGTATGCCGTCGGCAGTGGGCTATCAGCCAAACCTGGCTGAAGAGATGGGCCGTCTGCAGGAGCGTATTGCTTCTACCAAGGTTGGCTCGATCACTTCCGTACAGGCAGTTTACGTACCTGCGGATGACTTGACCGACCCTGCGCCGGCAACGACTTTCGCGCATCTGGACTCCACCATCGTACTGTCCCGTCAGATTGCAGAGCTGGGCATCTACCCTGCAGTGGATCCACTCGACTCTACTTCCCGTCAGCTTGATCCTAAGATCATCGGTATTGAGCACTATGACGTTGCCCAGGGCGTACAGCAGACACTGCAGCGCTACAAAGAGCTTCAGGATATCATCGCCATTCTTGGTATGGATGAGCTCTCAGACGAAGACAAGATGACTGTACAGCGTGCCCGTAAGGTTCAGCGTTTCCTGTCACAGCCATTCCATGTTGCTGAGGTGTTCACAGGTTCTCCAGGTGTTTACGCCAAGAAGGATGAGACCATCAAGAGCTTCAAGGGTATTCTGGCTGGTGAGTATGATCACCTTCCGGAGCAGGCCTTCTACATGGTCGGCGGCATTGAAGAGGCAGTCGCTAAAGCTGAGAAGATGGCGGCTAAGGGCTAA